One Astatotilapia calliptera chromosome 1, fAstCal1.2, whole genome shotgun sequence DNA segment encodes these proteins:
- the snrpa1 gene encoding U2 small nuclear ribonucleoprotein A' yields the protein MVKLSAELIEQAAQYTNPVRDRELDLRGYKIPVLENLGATLDQFDTIDFSDNEVRKLDGFPLLKRLKTLLMNNNRICRIGENLEQSLPSLTELILTSNNIQELGDLDPLASVKTLTLLSLLRNPVTNKKHYRLYVINKIPQIRVLDFQKVKLKERQEAEKMFKGKLGAQLAKDIGRRTKTFTPGVAVQLEKRMGPSQADVEAIKNAIANASSLAEVERLKGMLQAGQIPGRDLKQGSVVVEEEEEEEEEVGPAQTEAHMGGTSEEEIMNMDQGEDDKNMETGSHVNGS from the exons ATGGTGAAGTTGTCCGCGGAACTTATTGAGCAGGCTGCTCAATATACAAATCccgtgagagacagagagttgGACTTACGAG GTTATAAAATCCCAGTGCTTGAAAATCTTGGAGCTACTCTGGATCAGTTTGACACTATAGATTTCTCTGATAATGAAGTCAGAAAACTGGACGGCTTCCCTTTGCTCAAAAGACTGAAGACCTTGCTAATGAACAACAACAGGATTTG TCGGATAGGTGAGAACTTGGAGCAATCTCTGCCCAGTCTCACAGAGCTGATCCTCACAAGCAACAACATTCAGGAGCTG GGTGATCTGGACCCACTGGCCTCAGTGAAGACATTGACCCTTCTCAG CTTGTTGAGAAATCCAGTGACAAACAAGAAGCATTACAGGCTCTATGTCATCAACAAAATCCCACAGATCAGAGTACTAGACTTTCAGAAGGTAAAGCTCAAG GAACGGCAGGAAGCGGAGAAAATGTTCAAAGGCAAACTGGGTGCTCAACTTGCAAAGGATATTGGCAGGCGAACAAAAAC ATTTACTCCTGGAGTGGCAGTACAGCTGGAGAAGAGGATGGGGCCCTCTCAAGCTGATGTGGAAGCCATCAAG AATGCCATTGCTAATGCTTCATCATTGGCAGAGGTAGAGAGATTAAAAGGGATGCTCCAGGCCGGTCAGATTCCTGGTCGTGATCTCAAACAAG GTTCAGTTGTggtagaagaggaggaggaagaagaggaagaggttggCCCTGCACAAACGGAGGCGCACATGGGTGGCACTTCTGAAGAGGAAATCATGAACATGGATCAAGGAGAGGATGATAAAAATATGGAGACAGGGTCACATGTTAATGGATCCTGA